The Dreissena polymorpha isolate Duluth1 chromosome 9, UMN_Dpol_1.0, whole genome shotgun sequence genome contains the following window.
AAATGCCATTTCTCGTACCCAACAATGGTATAGTTGGATATTCAATCgacaaaaaaatatacacaaatcgaCGCAATTCTAATGAACACATTATTTACTGATTAAACTGTAAATTTCCttacatatttttataagcaGTTAATTCCTAAAACGTAAAATCTGACTTTATTTCAGCTACATTTGAAAAACAGAACTGTTCGTTTGAACACGATTTCTGCGACTACACTGTGACAGCAGGCGGACATGGATGTAACTATCAATACAAATGGAAACACACGTCGGGGAGACTAAGATCTGGTAATTTTATTTTAGTGTCGTTGGAGACAAAATGGACTACTTTTTAATAGCTCTGTCTTTTCAAGGTATCGATAATTTGTTCTTATTAGCTAAATTCAACCTGAAACATATTTGCTCGAACTATTTTGCATGTATGCCATAACGTTATTGCATAGACTTGAACAGAAACATTCAAGCGACTGGCCTGTGCCTGTTATAtagttattatatttatttatattaattatagttgacaataataaaacacttttaataataatactaataatatatttaattcttATGTTGATAGTTTAGGCCGTTGATATTGCTGAAAATTCTTTTAATCTAAATAGGAGAGACAATCCCATAAATATCAATCAATGATTATTTGCAATTCACAGACCATTACATGATGGCAGAAGCGCCTTTCAATATCAGCATGGGTAGCCTGGACTTCACAGATTTGTCGCTGGGAAGTGTATTGAACTCTTCCAGCTGTTTTTTGCGCTTTGCCTACCTCAGTATGAACTTCTCCACTTACATGGACGAAATGAATAAAGGTTTGTTCAAAAAAGAGTTTTTCTGTTTGGAATGGAACTTTTTGCttatatttatcaaatacatgtaaataatgaaCAATCATGTATAATGTTGTTCCTCTAGTTATGCCTCATTTTCGATGTGTATTAGTCGGTCGTTTCGTTTAAATCACTAGATAAATGCATTGACCTACAATGATGCAAACTGTTGTAATGGTTACTAGGGAAGAACGTGGAAGATCTAATGTTTGGATGTCAACAGTTTAATGCCAATGTAACAGTGGAATTAAACATGAAttaatataagtacatgtaaatTTTGAGAACCGTACATTCCCATGGTTACCATCCCTTACGTAGACTTTCACTTTAAACAATACATCAACTCTACACACTGTAtttcttagtaactgaatatgtTATGCTATTGCAGTAACTTGCATGAAATCAATTCCTTTTGATATGAACACTTTTTTAATTGATGTTCGAGAAAATTATGTACCTGCCAGTTTAATGGCAAGGCTACTTTCTAAATACAGCCATTAGATGGAGCATTGAACTCATTGAAAAGTCATGTTAGTTGGTGGTGCACACAGGATTTAAAAATATATCTTTTTGAAGAAAGTATAGTTGTTATAATGCTGACTATGATCATGGTGTTTGAATTCAGTATGAATAATCAGTAGAAGTTATGatgtttatatttaagtttaaaatataccACATTATTATGTAAAGTGTTCCTTTAAGTCAGTTCCGGGAAGTGATTCCTGAACATACGTCAGTTACAAACATTCTATACAATCACCTTGACTTTATTGTAGTACAACCAGGAAGGTTTCAAGTCATTGTAAACGACGTACAAACTGATCTGCCATCAACCTTTCATCCCCGTCGATCGGCTTGGAAGGAACACTGCGTCGATGCCTGTGGTTATGCGACATCAGAGCTGAATATCACATTCAGAGCAAAAGCAATTACTGCTGCAATCGATAACATCTTTCTTTCGAATGATCCATGCGAAGGTAAGGCATTTAACATCGCCGTATGATGTATTTGTCCGACAGTCATTATGAACGTACGTCAAGTACATGCAAGGTCACATGTTCGTTAGAAGAACTAATATGGGCATTAAACAGATCAACTATGGCACCTGTGACACATCTAGTTGCTGCATGAAAGCTTATGTTTCTTGATGTATAGTATTGCTGCATTATATGTGCGTTTTATTACACTAAGTAcacgttattttttattttaataagttcaGACAGTGATAAATTATTCTATGTTTTGTGGACTGTAATTTTGTTTCACAACATTGGAGTAACTTATTTATTGCCGAATATGAAGAaggtaatttaaataattcttttaagttaaatgttttttaatattccgTGAACAAATCAACATTAtgtaaattttacaaaatgcaataGTTCCTGGTCACAATAGTTAAGAGTGAAGTGGTACATGCTCCTTCGAATTTAAATAACTCTGACGGCTCTGGCGGCTCCCAATGCTCTGGCGGCGCCGACGCCTCATATTGCCCGTCGAGCACTACCGCCTTACCAacaggaatatatatatatgtatataaatacgcGTACATCGCGACACAGACAAATGCTACATATTAAACTGCATGACCGTATTTTATGAAACGCCTTTATGCTTTTTCAATGAAGGTCACATCTGTCCGTTCAATATATTTCATTCTTCAGAGCAAGAAGAAGAGTCAATCAATTGTGTGTTCAGGAATGGTGAGATGTGTGGGTACCAGTCGCCTCAAGGCAGTTTCTGGGTTTGGAACAGCGGTAAATGCGCCTATAATTTAGCTTGACATGTTTTCggaaaatgttgaaaaaattaaaaaagcacGTGCTACAACTGCTGGAATGAAATGAATTTCCATAATTTTACATGTTAATTGttatacaataacataataaaaatattctagTCTTTTAATACATTAAGTTAACATTTTCAAACCTTTCTGTGTAATctggttttcctttttttaagcaGTAACTTCAGTCCTCCATTATAAAGAAAGAAAGGAATGGCTATACAAATAATTTAGAACTACCAGGAAATGGTCTGAAACCGCGATCATTGTTATCTACCCACTAAGCTACCTCATCCGGTTTAGGTCTTTGGAGAAACAAATTCAAATTTATAGAAGGGATTAGCAGGAGGGCAATACGATGCTAAATTCTTTCGTTACACAATACATTTATCATTAAAATTCAACACAACAATTGTGCGTCAACAATATAAGTCTTTGTTGATTGTTTTTTAGAAGGCTATCTTGTGACTAATGGGTCATTCACGAGATTGGCGTTGAATTCTCCGATGTACACGCCAGTTTCTTCAAACACGTGCATCACAATAGCGGCGACAACACAAAGTTCCTCAAATCGTCTATATGTAAACGTACATGTAGAAAATGGATCCGATATAAATTATGCCCCTGTCAATATGGTTGTAAATGAAACAAGCCTGCTTTCGTTCAACGTATCGAGCTCAGAGAAAATATGGCTGGAATTTTACGcgtatattatatattatccCCCGTACACGATGAGCCTTCTCTCTGTGAATGTGACAGACGGACCATGCGCAATCACAGGTTGGTTTATGACATGTGTGGCCTTTAACAAAgtgttttggtatgaaacatCTAATTTCATAGTGCAAATTTCTCTTTCGATTTTTAgtgattttatattttacaaacatttttacgTGTCTATATAACTAACATTTAAACCCAATTAAAACATTTGACTGTTTTTATGCtgattgttttgttgttgatgtttaatattttagagaatatgcttaatttttaatttcaatgttgCAGTGGagaatatttctttttattacggaacgaaaaataaaatattttgcatttGGAAGGTGTTAGATATTTCGACAAATACGgcttatataaatattatttgtaataaactatcataaaataatattgttgctGATAAAAGTAGACAAATACAATGTCGCTCACGCAACTTTTTCATTTTATaaccaatttgttgtttgttttgttagaaAAGAAATGTAGTGGACAGTCAGTTCTGTGTGATGACACATGTTATCCACAACTCTACAGATGTGATGGGATACGTCAATGCAATGATGGAACTGATGAAATCAACTGCCGTAAGTTTGCCTTGCTATACCTATGTAAAACAAGTTGTAATAATGTTAACTGATATtatcttttattgctatttaattGCATTATGGTGGTGTTTGGTTTATTGGTTTTTACACGTAATTGTTTCGTGAGTAATTGGGCGCCACGTGTGAGTTTTGGAGCCGGTTTTAGCTTCCTATGCGCTTTGCGTTGACCGTTCCAAGTCGGTGACCACATACTTATTCATTTTCCGTGTTTTTGTTATCCGCGTGTGTGTGCTGTGTTTGGTGCGTTTGTTTTGTGTTATACTATTTAGTTTAGCAATTGGTTCCTTGCCAAACATAAAGCAACGAATGTAATAATGAGGTAACTCTACTGCTACTGAAGCTAATATTTTACTTTCCTTACGAGTATAATGAAGACCTTAaggttattctttttttttcacttcAACAAAGTGTTATTCATAACATGAGTACTTGGGGAAGCTTGTTGACCCATGTTTGACAAGTGGTTGACAAGCTGTATCCTGAAACCGttcaacattatattttatacagACATCAGCTTCATCAATGCGTGCTCATCTCGATAACATACGTGTGATTGATTGAAATTTGTAGTAAATGATATGAGCACAGATTTACCGTCTAATCTTTCAGAATGTTTAAATTCCACCTACACCTGTGCCAGTGGGGAATGTTTCCACCCGGCCCTCAGATGTGATGGTGTTAGGGATTGCAAGGATGGGTCGGACGAAGATTGTGGTAAATTTTTTCTAATATTTCCTTCATAGTTGCTAAGACAGATTTTTAGGTGAGCTGGGATTTGCGACTTGCCCAATACGTCACCAAGTGCATTAATACTGAAcgtttgagcattttttaaattaactacatatttttatttattgggTGAATCATAtattaaagaacaaaaaaaacattgaaatagTAACGTATGTATAGAGCAAAACCTTCTTTTGTGAAGGTAACTATGGTTACCAATTTAGTTCATTGACTAActattgtcatttattttacaGAATCAATGGCAAGTGTAACATGCGATTTTACTAACGGTACCTGTATGTACTACCTCCACAACGTCGACATTCGTGATACTTCTATTTACTACGGGTATTATCAACAACTAGCCCAGTATGGCAATATAGGTACAATTCGCATTACGTcctaaaatatttgatttttcaGAATATGACGTTTTACATCTTTGTTTAATTCTAAAGCATTCTAATAAATCTAACCATTATGAGTCACACAGTTGAAGGAAAATGTAAGTTATGTATATAAAGATGGTTTCTGTTTTGGTTACTAGAATACATCAACAAGATGAGCACAGCCAGTTTTATCTGTTTCCAAAAACATTTACAGCTTTGGATGTGTCCGGATTCAATAATTTGCACACTGATTCCTAACAACAATGTTACTGTTTTACTTTTCAGCTTATATGGAAGAATCGATGTGCTACTTGAGATCTGCTCCTGTAAATGTTGTAGAAAACAGTTGTCTCACATTCCACTTTGCAATTTTGTCATCCTATTCCATGTCTGTGGTACGGGTAGCAACATTCAACAGTAATTCTTACCACACCGTGGGCCAATGGGAACTGCAGCCGTTCAACTACTATATCTCGGCATttgtaatatatgtaaatatttcgtCAGGGCAATATGATGGAATTCTTATTGAGGTACAATCTTACTCAATGATCAACTACAACGAACCAAAGGCTGTTGACAATATCCAGCTTTTCCCAGGAGAATGTACAACTGGCGGTATGTGAATTCTACTTCtatttatacaatttaatgtGAAATTGTAATA
Protein-coding sequences here:
- the LOC127844846 gene encoding uncharacterized protein LOC127844846 produces the protein MATEQTTVLGKVTTTSHDEYQYCVDVPSDLIGMYRIGVTAFVTRGSSNVVVYDFQMYPGHCKATFEKQNCSFEHDFCDYTVTAGGHGCNYQYKWKHTSGRLRSDHYMMAEAPFNISMGSLDFTDLSLGSVLNSSSCFLRFAYLSMNFSTYMDEMNKV